The Rhodohalobacter sp. SW132 genome includes a region encoding these proteins:
- a CDS encoding DUF2459 domain-containing protein: MKRLIPILILTAIFFTGCLSPVTELYPEDEELRPIEMYLVSHGWHVGIAVESSAIEHKLPEHERMPSAQYLKFGWGDGRYYTDSDAGFWLLLRAAMLPTRSVIHIVGIDMPIDRYFSASDVIKIKISEEGADHFAEFVRDRFRLDDDGEVVFAADGLYSNSAFFNATGRYYLPKTSNTWTARALRQTGYPITPIYSLTSGNVIQQARKDGEVIQLR; the protein is encoded by the coding sequence ATGAAACGATTGATTCCTATACTTATCCTTACCGCAATTTTTTTCACGGGCTGCCTGAGTCCGGTGACCGAACTTTACCCGGAGGATGAAGAGCTGCGGCCGATTGAAATGTATCTTGTGAGCCACGGCTGGCATGTGGGAATTGCCGTTGAATCTTCTGCAATTGAACACAAGTTACCTGAACATGAACGGATGCCTTCAGCACAATACCTGAAATTCGGATGGGGAGATGGGCGCTATTATACCGATAGTGATGCTGGGTTCTGGCTGTTACTCCGAGCTGCGATGCTGCCCACCCGCAGTGTGATTCACATCGTGGGAATTGATATGCCGATTGACAGATATTTTTCAGCCAGTGATGTGATTAAAATCAAAATATCGGAAGAGGGTGCCGATCATTTTGCTGAATTTGTTAGAGACCGGTTCCGGCTTGATGATGACGGAGAGGTTGTTTTTGCAGCTGACGGGCTTTATAGTAACAGCGCATTTTTTAATGCAACCGGTAGATACTATCTTCCGAAAACGTCGAATACCTGGACGGCACGCGCTCTTCGTCAAACCGGTTACCCGATCACGCCAATTTACTCCCTCACCTCCGGAAATGTAATTCAGCAGGCCAGGAAAGATGGTGAAGTTATCCAGCTGAGATGA
- a CDS encoding ZIP family metal transporter — MELLTTWFYELGPVWQAFFAGTLAWITTAIGAAVVYMKKEVSVKFLDFALGFAAGVMIAATIWSLLEPSMSMSESLGHVKWLPATVGFLLGAFTIRVADAYVPHLHLGMPKEMAEGVKTKWRRATLLVMAITLHNIPEGLAVGVLFGAAATGIDPTGTATVAGAVALAIGISIQNLPEGMAVSMPLRGEGVSRGLSFNYGQLSGLVNPPSAVIGALAVIFIQPILPYALGFAAGAMIFVVVEELIPTSQRHGNTDLATLGTVIGFCVMMVLDVTLG; from the coding sequence ATGGAATTACTAACTACATGGTTTTATGAACTCGGTCCCGTCTGGCAGGCATTTTTTGCTGGAACCTTAGCATGGATTACGACTGCCATTGGTGCCGCTGTAGTTTATATGAAAAAAGAGGTCAGCGTAAAATTTCTTGATTTTGCCCTGGGTTTTGCTGCCGGAGTAATGATAGCGGCTACAATTTGGTCACTGCTGGAACCATCTATGTCGATGTCTGAATCTTTGGGGCATGTTAAATGGCTGCCTGCTACGGTGGGCTTTTTATTAGGTGCGTTTACGATACGGGTAGCCGATGCATACGTTCCGCACCTGCACCTTGGCATGCCCAAGGAGATGGCTGAAGGCGTGAAAACAAAATGGCGCCGGGCCACGCTGCTGGTCATGGCCATTACTCTCCATAACATTCCCGAGGGACTTGCTGTTGGTGTGCTTTTCGGAGCTGCAGCTACAGGTATAGATCCAACGGGAACTGCCACGGTAGCCGGTGCAGTTGCGCTTGCTATTGGAATCAGCATTCAGAACCTGCCCGAGGGAATGGCGGTATCCATGCCGTTGAGGGGCGAAGGGGTTAGCAGGGGATTGAGTTTTAATTACGGACAGCTTTCAGGATTGGTGAATCCGCCTTCTGCTGTCATTGGCGCACTGGCTGTTATTTTCATTCAGCCTATTTTGCCTTATGCTCTCGGTTTCGCCGCCGGAGCGATGATTTTTGTGGTGGTGGAGGAGCTGATACCCACATCGCAGCGCCACGGAAATACCGATTTGGCCACACTTGGTACTGTTATTGGGTTTTGTGTGATGATGGTTTTAGATGTAACTCTCGGCTGA
- the gcvP gene encoding aminomethyl-transferring glycine dehydrogenase yields MQIQFNKEPFANRHIGPSDSDIKEMLSLSEVDSLDQLIGETIPKKIRLEKELELPRALSEDEYLDSIREIASKNSVFKSFIGMGYYETVTPNVILRNVLENPGWYTAYTPYQAEIAQGRLEALINFQTAVTDLTGMEIANSSLLDEGTAAAEAASMLHSRRKGKKRKQANTFFISDNCHPQTISVLKNRMEPIGIELKIGDVNKLDLTDPELFGILLQYPGSDGNVQDFTPLISSAHKNSVYVTVAADLLSLTLLKSPGEMGADVVVGSTQRFGVPMGYGGPHAAYFATKEEFKRQIPGRIIGVTQDAEGHNAYRMALQTREQHIRREKATSNICTAQVLLAVISGFYAVYHGPDGLKRIAARVHGLAKLAHAGLSKMGFTLSHDSFFDTITVEIENDEIVEKIRKSALSKKMNFRYEGTEIGISFDENKTLDDLRTVHSIFESAAGKNNTFNVDEAAELIKVDFPKEISRTTDFLEHPVFNQFHSEHEMLRYLKMLENRDLDLTHSMISLGSCTMKLNATTEMIPLTWPEFGKIHPFAPKEQAIGYQQLFDELGSWLEEITGFHSVSLQPNSGAQGEYAGLMAIRAYHIHNGDSHRNVTIVPSSAHGTNPASAVMAGMNVVITKCDDQGNIDLDDLREKIDQHKENLAALMVTYPSTHGVFEEDIREICDEIHQNGGLVYMDGANMNAQVGLTSPAVIGADVCHLNLHKTFCIPHGGGGPGMGPIGVVEKLAPFLPGHDIVATGGEHSIDAIASAPFGSASILTISHAYIRMMGAEGLTRATKIAILNANYLKDRLKDHYPILYTGKGGHSAHEFIIDLRGFKQSAGIESVDVAKRLMDYGFHAPTMSFPVPGTLMIEPTESESKPELDRFCDAMIGIRNEIREIEKENADPKNNVLKNAPHTMRVALDENWNKPYSREKAVFPIPELRFNKFWPSVSRVDDAYGDRNLMCTCVPVEEYAKGQPIESVS; encoded by the coding sequence ATGCAGATTCAGTTTAATAAAGAGCCATTTGCAAACCGACACATTGGACCTTCTGATTCAGATATTAAAGAAATGCTTTCACTCTCTGAAGTAGATAGCCTGGATCAGCTGATCGGCGAAACCATTCCCAAAAAAATTCGCCTCGAAAAAGAACTGGAACTGCCGCGGGCACTTTCTGAAGATGAGTATCTCGATTCCATACGCGAAATCGCGTCTAAAAATAGTGTATTTAAATCGTTCATCGGGATGGGATATTACGAAACGGTAACGCCAAATGTGATCCTTCGAAATGTGCTTGAGAATCCAGGATGGTACACTGCCTATACACCGTACCAGGCAGAGATCGCACAGGGCCGGCTTGAAGCTTTGATCAATTTTCAAACTGCCGTTACGGATCTCACCGGCATGGAGATTGCCAACTCCTCTCTGCTTGATGAGGGAACAGCTGCAGCCGAGGCGGCATCCATGCTGCACAGCCGGCGCAAGGGCAAGAAACGAAAACAGGCGAATACATTTTTTATCAGCGATAATTGCCATCCGCAAACCATTTCGGTGCTTAAAAACCGGATGGAGCCGATCGGCATTGAACTTAAAATCGGGGATGTTAATAAACTTGATTTAACTGACCCTGAACTCTTTGGAATTCTGCTGCAGTACCCCGGCAGTGACGGAAACGTACAGGATTTCACTCCGCTTATCTCTTCTGCTCACAAAAACAGTGTATATGTTACCGTTGCGGCTGACCTGCTCAGTCTTACACTATTGAAATCACCTGGTGAAATGGGAGCTGACGTGGTGGTCGGATCAACCCAGCGATTCGGAGTACCAATGGGATATGGCGGCCCGCACGCCGCATATTTTGCAACGAAAGAGGAATTTAAACGTCAGATCCCGGGCCGGATTATCGGGGTAACGCAGGATGCTGAAGGCCATAACGCGTATCGCATGGCGCTACAGACACGCGAACAGCACATTCGCCGTGAAAAGGCAACCTCCAACATCTGCACGGCACAAGTACTGCTTGCTGTAATTTCCGGGTTTTATGCGGTCTATCACGGCCCCGACGGCCTGAAACGTATCGCGGCACGGGTTCACGGACTGGCAAAACTGGCACACGCTGGGTTATCAAAAATGGGGTTTACTTTATCACACGATTCATTTTTTGATACCATCACTGTTGAGATTGAGAATGATGAGATCGTTGAAAAAATCCGGAAAAGTGCCCTGAGCAAAAAAATGAACTTCAGGTACGAGGGTACAGAGATTGGAATATCCTTTGATGAAAATAAAACGCTTGATGACCTTCGAACCGTACATTCAATATTTGAGTCTGCTGCCGGAAAGAACAATACATTTAATGTTGATGAAGCCGCTGAACTGATCAAAGTCGATTTTCCGAAAGAGATCAGCCGGACAACAGATTTCCTGGAGCACCCTGTTTTCAACCAGTTTCACTCCGAACATGAGATGCTCCGATACCTGAAAATGCTCGAAAACCGGGATTTAGACCTCACCCACTCGATGATTTCTCTCGGGTCATGCACAATGAAACTGAACGCCACAACGGAGATGATTCCGCTTACCTGGCCGGAGTTTGGAAAAATTCATCCATTTGCGCCAAAAGAGCAGGCCATAGGTTATCAACAACTTTTTGATGAGCTGGGCAGCTGGCTCGAAGAGATTACGGGATTCCATTCCGTTTCTCTGCAGCCGAATTCCGGCGCTCAGGGAGAATATGCCGGTTTGATGGCTATCCGCGCCTATCATATTCACAACGGAGATTCACACCGGAATGTAACGATTGTCCCCTCCTCGGCTCACGGAACCAATCCTGCAAGCGCTGTGATGGCGGGCATGAATGTTGTAATCACCAAATGTGATGACCAGGGGAACATCGATCTCGATGACCTGCGTGAAAAAATCGATCAGCATAAAGAAAACCTCGCTGCACTGATGGTCACGTATCCGTCCACTCACGGTGTGTTTGAAGAAGATATCCGTGAAATTTGTGATGAGATCCATCAAAACGGCGGGCTCGTCTATATGGATGGCGCAAACATGAATGCGCAGGTCGGGCTGACCTCCCCTGCCGTAATTGGAGCTGATGTGTGCCATCTGAACCTTCACAAAACGTTTTGCATTCCGCACGGCGGCGGTGGGCCCGGTATGGGTCCGATTGGCGTGGTTGAAAAACTGGCGCCTTTTTTACCCGGTCACGATATTGTCGCAACCGGCGGAGAACATTCCATTGATGCCATTGCATCCGCTCCGTTCGGCAGTGCAAGCATCTTAACCATTTCGCACGCCTACATCCGCATGATGGGTGCAGAGGGACTGACACGGGCAACCAAAATTGCGATCCTGAATGCCAACTACCTGAAAGATCGCCTGAAAGATCACTACCCGATTTTATATACCGGAAAGGGCGGTCACTCCGCACACGAGTTCATCATCGATCTGCGGGGATTTAAGCAGTCTGCCGGCATCGAATCGGTGGATGTTGCAAAACGGCTGATGGATTACGGTTTTCATGCCCCTACGATGTCGTTCCCCGTTCCCGGCACGCTAATGATTGAGCCAACGGAGAGTGAATCAAAACCGGAGCTGGACCGATTCTGTGATGCCATGATCGGTATCCGGAATGAAATCCGTGAGATTGAAAAAGAAAATGCAGATCCCAAAAACAACGTCCTGAAAAATGCACCGCACACCATGAGAGTTGCACTTGATGAAAACTGGAACAAGCCCTACTCACGGGAAAAGGCCGTGTTCCCGATACCGGAACTCCGATTCAACAAATTCTGGCCTTCAGTAAGCCGTGTGGATGATGCTTATGGGGATCGCAACCTGATGTGTACCTGTGTACCTGTTGAAGAGTATGCCAAGGGACAGCCGATTGAATCTGTCTCTTAA
- a CDS encoding response regulator, translated as MNKKVVIVEDDQLLGIVLEKMANSLDLEVLDISQTGSGAVESIQKHNPDLIFMDIQLADDVNGIQAMQQIRNHSNAPVIYITGQSDLNTRKQASQVQNSFFMIKPVNIHDLKSAINGIEMPTA; from the coding sequence ATGAATAAAAAAGTAGTTATTGTAGAGGACGATCAGTTATTAGGAATTGTACTTGAGAAGATGGCAAATTCGCTGGACCTCGAGGTGCTGGATATATCGCAGACAGGCTCAGGTGCTGTTGAATCCATCCAGAAACACAATCCCGACCTCATCTTTATGGATATTCAGCTTGCGGATGATGTTAATGGAATACAGGCGATGCAGCAGATCAGAAATCACTCCAACGCGCCGGTAATCTACATTACAGGGCAATCTGACCTGAATACCCGTAAACAGGCCTCACAGGTTCAAAATTCATTTTTCATGATTAAACCTGTGAATATTCATGATTTAAAATCTGCAATCAATGGCATTGAGATGCCCACAGCATAA
- a CDS encoding PH domain-containing protein: MFEFQRQHPIAAISRAFGLIRGNLITIFVFLIVGARSESFPFLTWIGGGFALLVIIGILDWWRFLFKVEDGELHIKRGIFVRKNLYLTRDRVQVIDISSGVIQRLFGLVKVDIQTAGSTSRAALIEAVPQSTAQHIKLLLSKNGENGTEDETQESIEKEGQTFGLPGKDLLIAASTSGRFGIALSILGTLFSQIEPLIRESDLFEQLFGMLPSQTDGFMIAAIIVLFIVVAWLISFFSTLFMYGDFKVEVREDELVISRGIFEKKRITVPYKRIQALYVTEGIIRQPLGFCSIYIDSAGYGDEKGSGSIVLFPLLHHSKVHSLLQNLVPHYNVHTPGLKPPKRAIRRYIIRSAFFLTLITSILYWPLGLTNWIWLIPVISVWWGWQKYKDAAIGWDSENVIIRNRVLSKKTAIIKRDRIQDSSVSSSWIQRFRNLCTTEVHVASGDHGSSFNIQDIERGDGATYLEEMRKERYKSEEKEPATQLEFSLTLPAWSENQ, encoded by the coding sequence ATGTTTGAGTTTCAGCGACAGCATCCAATAGCGGCAATCAGCAGGGCATTTGGCCTGATTCGCGGAAACCTGATCACAATTTTCGTTTTCTTGATTGTGGGTGCCAGAAGCGAAAGTTTTCCATTTCTCACCTGGATTGGCGGCGGTTTTGCTCTTCTCGTTATCATCGGGATTCTCGACTGGTGGAGGTTTCTTTTTAAAGTTGAGGACGGTGAGCTGCACATTAAACGCGGTATCTTTGTACGGAAAAATCTTTATCTCACACGAGACAGGGTGCAGGTAATTGATATCTCCTCAGGGGTAATTCAACGACTTTTTGGCCTTGTTAAAGTGGATATTCAGACCGCCGGCTCAACATCCAGAGCTGCTTTAATTGAAGCGGTTCCCCAATCAACAGCACAGCATATAAAGCTGTTGCTGAGTAAAAACGGAGAAAATGGCACGGAAGATGAGACACAGGAATCTATAGAAAAAGAAGGGCAAACATTCGGCCTGCCTGGTAAGGATCTGCTGATTGCTGCATCTACCTCGGGAAGATTTGGTATCGCACTCTCCATACTGGGCACGCTTTTTTCACAAATTGAGCCTCTTATTCGTGAATCGGATCTTTTTGAACAGCTTTTCGGTATGCTGCCTTCTCAAACCGACGGTTTTATGATTGCTGCAATTATTGTGCTGTTTATAGTTGTTGCATGGCTGATCTCCTTCTTCAGTACATTATTCATGTATGGAGATTTCAAAGTTGAGGTTCGCGAAGATGAGCTTGTGATTTCGAGGGGAATTTTTGAGAAGAAAAGAATAACGGTTCCCTACAAACGAATTCAGGCGTTGTATGTAACCGAAGGTATTATTCGCCAGCCACTCGGGTTTTGCTCAATCTATATAGACAGTGCGGGATATGGGGATGAGAAAGGGTCGGGTTCGATTGTGTTATTTCCACTGCTGCATCATTCAAAAGTTCATTCCCTGCTCCAAAATCTGGTTCCGCACTATAATGTGCATACTCCGGGTTTGAAGCCACCGAAACGTGCGATTCGGCGCTACATCATTCGGTCCGCTTTTTTTCTTACTCTGATCACCTCAATTCTGTACTGGCCGCTTGGTCTTACAAACTGGATTTGGCTGATTCCGGTAATATCGGTTTGGTGGGGATGGCAAAAGTATAAGGATGCCGCAATTGGCTGGGACTCTGAAAATGTGATCATCAGAAACCGCGTTCTTTCTAAGAAAACCGCAATTATAAAACGCGACCGGATTCAGGATTCATCCGTATCCTCAAGCTGGATTCAGCGATTCAGGAATTTATGCACCACCGAGGTGCACGTCGCATCGGGTGATCATGGAAGCTCGTTTAATATCCAGGATATCGAAAGGGGTGATGGAGCTACATATCTCGAGGAGATGAGAAAAGAACGATATAAAAGTGAAGAAAAAGAGCCGGCAACACAGTTAGAATTTAGTTTGACGCTGCCGGCCTGGTCTGAAAATCAATAA
- a CDS encoding PH domain-containing protein, with amino-acid sequence MDKTSSKKLSPRAIGVWRLGNAAGNAIFLGIPAVYYSVFGLNSFHFWIVIALSVIFLSFWVLSVFVIPPLRWKNWRYSIDQDEIDLLRGVLVSTETLIPLSRVQHVDTRQGPLLRWYGLSSVTISTAATTHEIPCLDQVIADRVRKEISTYARLAEEDV; translated from the coding sequence ATGGACAAAACATCATCTAAAAAATTATCCCCGCGGGCGATTGGAGTTTGGAGATTAGGCAATGCTGCGGGAAATGCTATATTTCTTGGTATTCCGGCTGTTTATTACTCCGTCTTTGGGCTGAATTCCTTTCACTTCTGGATTGTGATTGCACTCTCCGTAATTTTTCTTTCATTTTGGGTGTTATCTGTCTTTGTAATTCCGCCACTGCGCTGGAAAAACTGGCGCTATAGTATTGATCAGGATGAAATTGATCTGCTCAGAGGAGTTCTTGTCAGTACCGAAACACTGATACCACTGAGCCGGGTACAACATGTTGACACACGGCAGGGGCCGCTTCTTCGCTGGTACGGGCTCTCATCAGTTACAATCTCCACGGCAGCTACCACACATGAGATTCCCTGCCTGGACCAGGTAATTGCCGACAGAGTCCGTAAAGAAATTTCAACCTACGCACGCTTGGCTGAAGAAGATGTTTGA
- a CDS encoding histone H1: protein MSRIDDVKNLVSELEVDLEKFYDKGNKAAGTRARKQLQDLKKLSQEIRLEIQDQKNNA from the coding sequence ATGAGTAGAATTGATGATGTAAAAAATCTGGTATCTGAACTGGAAGTAGATCTCGAGAAGTTTTACGACAAAGGTAACAAAGCTGCAGGAACAAGAGCTCGAAAACAACTGCAGGATCTGAAGAAATTATCGCAAGAAATTCGTCTTGAAATCCAGGATCAGAAGAATAATGCGTAA
- a CDS encoding MFS transporter — MKRHRDDIPRASKKEIFGWAMFDFANQAYTLLIITVIFPVLFTTVIVGDSGDDYRLGNLLWSIALGVSYFMVVLSGPVFGAIMDYSAMKKRFLFFSYIATIFATSLLYFVEPGMIVVGVILIILSNFAYATGESFIAAFLPSLGPPNDLGKISGFGWALGYIGGLVSAGFVIVYLGDATAENFDRIRWVGPFAALFFMLAAIPTFIWLKEPGKRRELPEGETFISVGFARLGRTINEVKQFWDLAVFLISVFFAMAGIYIVISFAFIYGDQVVQWDEEVRVLMFVVVQITAAAGAFSFGMIQDKIGSKLTYNLTLLLWFFAVLGIWGVTDITDWFNAVFDTSIDAQYMFLYIGVLAGLSLGSSQSASRALVGLFSPEHKSAEFFGFWGLSNKLAGVFGIIGLGLLQAQFGLQMSVLFCAALFLVGIVVSLFVNEARGRQVADSHENEEV, encoded by the coding sequence ATGAAACGTCACCGAGACGATATTCCACGTGCATCCAAAAAAGAGATTTTTGGCTGGGCGATGTTTGATTTTGCAAATCAGGCGTATACACTACTGATTATCACAGTGATATTTCCGGTACTTTTTACCACTGTAATCGTGGGGGATTCCGGAGATGATTACCGTCTGGGAAATTTGCTGTGGAGTATAGCGCTGGGAGTAAGTTATTTTATGGTGGTCTTGAGCGGCCCGGTTTTTGGCGCAATCATGGATTACTCTGCCATGAAAAAAAGATTTCTTTTTTTCAGCTACATCGCAACAATTTTTGCCACATCGCTGCTCTACTTTGTTGAACCCGGGATGATTGTGGTTGGGGTGATCCTGATTATACTGTCGAATTTTGCGTATGCAACGGGCGAAAGTTTCATCGCTGCATTTTTGCCGAGCCTGGGACCACCCAATGATCTGGGTAAAATTTCCGGCTTTGGCTGGGCACTTGGCTATATCGGCGGGCTGGTATCAGCCGGATTTGTGATCGTATATCTCGGTGATGCAACGGCTGAGAATTTCGACCGAATTCGCTGGGTAGGACCGTTTGCAGCTCTCTTCTTTATGCTTGCGGCAATTCCCACTTTTATATGGTTAAAAGAACCCGGTAAACGCAGAGAATTACCCGAAGGAGAAACTTTTATCTCTGTAGGGTTTGCACGGCTCGGACGTACAATCAATGAGGTGAAACAGTTTTGGGACCTGGCAGTTTTTCTGATCTCTGTTTTCTTTGCTATGGCGGGTATTTATATTGTCATCTCATTCGCCTTTATTTACGGCGACCAGGTGGTGCAATGGGATGAAGAGGTTCGGGTGCTTATGTTCGTTGTTGTGCAAATTACGGCCGCTGCCGGTGCATTTTCATTTGGCATGATCCAGGATAAAATAGGTTCCAAACTAACCTACAATCTCACTTTACTATTGTGGTTTTTTGCGGTTCTGGGAATTTGGGGTGTTACTGATATCACCGATTGGTTCAATGCCGTATTCGATACATCCATTGATGCGCAGTACATGTTTCTCTATATAGGAGTGCTTGCCGGGCTCAGCCTCGGCTCGAGTCAGTCAGCCAGCCGTGCATTGGTTGGACTTTTTTCTCCCGAACATAAGTCTGCTGAGTTCTTTGGGTTTTGGGGGCTTTCTAACAAATTGGCGGGTGTCTTCGGCATTATAGGACTCGGATTACTCCAGGCTCAGTTCGGCCTGCAGATGTCGGTTCTCTTCTGTGCTGCTCTCTTTTTAGTGGGGATAGTTGTCAGTTTATTCGTAAATGAAGCTCGGGGAAGGCAGGTTGCGGACTCTCATGAAAATGAAGAGGTTTAA